The sequence TGcgtgcgcagcgaggttgcagaaaaaaacgagagtgctagcatttacagtgagggaatgacatctgatgcggtttagagtttgttgttgtcttagaaataaatTTGGATGCCTACAGTGTTGTTCTGtatggtcatgtgcaagaaataacgctccatgattaccagattcaactctctgtagtgctaaaaaccgaggttctgcctaaccaaagacaaggaaagaagacggagctctACAGGGCCTGGGTGATCATCAACAAGCAGAACTACTGCATTTTGACAGAGAACTGctcctgtacggcagggtatgtgaacgcaCATGTTTATTTCATTCTGAGCactcagtgtctgcagtttaattcaccatattgaacTGTTCTTGCTGAAATCATTACTGCAGTCAAAAACCAGTAATGTGTTTGATTCAGCAGAGCGGGAACTGATATGACATGAGAAcagcagagtccagcatttataattaggtcttcactccattcagctcttctgatggctgttagccaaagacgtctgcggttggcattaaagcagtgtggtgtacgctaAAATTTcacttttctatttttggactttcgattttgacaacaccacatgtttgctattgcagccggtctttttttgcaaccgttATCCGCGGTttaacccgtgtgacgtcatgtgtgacatgcagctgaagaattattagcctcgctgtttatttttccccaatttctgtttaactcagagcagatttctccaacacatttctaatcataatagttttaataactcatctctaataactgatttattttctctttgtcatgatcacagtaaataatattagactagatattcttcaagacacttctatacagcttaaagtgacatttaaaggcttaactagggtaattaggttaactaggcaggttagggttattaggcaagtcattgtataatgatggtttgttctggagactaacgaaaaaataaatagcttaaaggggctaataatattgaccttaaaatggctttaaaactattaaaaactgcttttattctagctgaaataaaacaaataagactttctccagaagaacaaatattatcagacatactgtgcaaatttcctgaatctgttaaacattatttgggaaatatttaaaaaagtaaaacaatttaaaggggggctaataattctgacttcaactgtgggttggtaattcccctatagagcaGCTACAACGGCAACATGGCTGCAATGGCACAAAAAGCAGtcactttattctgatggtccgtttgttgaattttagttacactgcatctacatgccaactaattattagattataagtagactattagggttagtgtaagttgacatgtacttgcaaagtttcttctagtcagtgaaatgtctgttaaaggagcagaatcagcagatattaagcagacagtctactaatactctaatggatcatcaaaataaagtgttacagaaacagccaccaacataaccaaaaGGTAAACGTGAACAAGGGTTAATGTTGTGCATTGATTGTTTTCTAGAAACAGGTTCTGCTGGAGAAACACCATGAGGAGAGCGCAGCAACCAAATACGTGAGTCTCATTTGCTTTATCTACATagaattaaaacaaacactggAGGTTCGAGCCAGTTTTCAGATGTTCAGTTAACGCAGGGCTTCTGCATGGGGTTTATTTAAGGCTCAAGttttaaatacaacaaaaatttGTTTGCTTCATATAAATATTCGATACTCGACCACACAGTGTTCATCTTATTAGCTCATTAAACCATAAATCACAGATTTTCCTTTTCTTTGCCCAGTTTTAATTATTCTTgcttaattaagtttattttttatacatgaatCCCAATCTTacaaaatcaaccaaatcaatctaaatgaatgtttttattcctcctccaaatagagttattcaagccatctggtgaaattatatttctACAGCGCAGCCCTAATTCATATACCGAGTAAATATGCtaatccagcagggggcgcctatAGAACCGCAGGAATAACAGCATTGCCATGGTTAccacagtaaacaaagcagctcaGATCTAACAGCCCGACattcagattaaattcaggcacaCTTTAGCATACAGTTACACATTGTATAATCAAACGATCCAAAACTGGAACAGCGCTCAAGacctttttaagggccttaaatttaaTTCTCTTTTAATAACCCAGACATCATGTATTAAGTTAAAGTGTTGTACGcttcattaatattcattttatatttatacattcttACAAATCAAAACTTAAGCAGAAGTTTACTATAAAAGTACAGAAAAATATGAACACTTGCTCAATATTAACTGACTGTACAGAAATATTCATCATCTATTATTATATCAGGATGAGACTTGTCATGTAGCCCAGCCTTACCAAAATCTCCAGTTAAATAACACCAATCAAGCAGCAGTCTCAAaccaattaaaattttattataaaaaaagaacGTCTACAGTCAACCGCTAGGCgtgtacaaaaataaaaacaagtctaaaaagaaacaaacaaaaacaaactttttattgCTGTATTGTTAAACATGTACATAGTGAACCCCCCCGATAACCGCCGCTCAGTGGTGCTGAGTTACAAACACTACTCGTCGtcttcatcctcctcttcctcGTCATCATCCTCGTCCTCCTCATCCTCGtcttcatcatcgtcatcatccgCCTCCGCTTGGCTCTTTTTAACTGAACCGGTCGGTCGGCCCGGCCCCCTCTTAGAGGCTCCGCCTCCTGCACGATATGCTGCCACCTCCTGTAAATCAAGAGCATTCAGACATTAGAGACACGATCAAATAAACATGAGCTAAAACGATTATCATTTCACCCGAAAACATTTCATTCTCTCGTCATTTACTCGCCCTACAATTGTTTTAAACTAGTTAAAGAATTATGTTCCGTTCAACACAAAAGGTGATATTTTAAATCAAGTTGGAaaactttaaccattgacttaagTATTTGCTTTtcttaatatggaagtcaatggttacttatttctgacattcttcaaaatatcttcatgttcaaattgatttaaattggtttatttttgtttcagcaaaatatctttttgttgttaaacaaaattaaaccaatttaaacatgaagatattttgaagaatgtcagaaataagtaaccattgacttccatagtaagaaaagcaaatactataaaagtcaatgagtcaacagatttccaacattctgcaaatatctatttttattttaattttttttgttaatgtcggaaatctgtaaccattgacttttatagtatttgcttttcttactatggaagtcaatggttacttatttctgacattcttcaaaatgtcttcatgttcaaattgatttaaattggtttaattttgtttaacaaaataatgatattttgcagaatgttggaaatctgtaaccattgacttttatagtatttgcttttcctacttaaaaaaaaaaaaactctttgttGTTGTccaacacaaaagatgatattttgcagaatgttggaaacttgtaaccgttgacttttacagtatttgtttttacaggtttccaacattcctcaaattACCTCATGCGGTCAACAGAACAATAAATGagtctcaaacaggtttggaacaagtcacgGGTGAGTAAATGAAAATTTAATATCACAAAACAATATTGATGCTCAGTATACTTAATTAAATAGTAATATTTGTGATTTACCTCAAATGCCGACTTTTCAGCTAGTTAATGTAAGAAAACTTTTGATTTTAGCTAAAATAACACGTGTATaaaaattcagcaataaataaattcacatttattATGATTAATGGGGTAtattcattgcttttaaagtgaaataactcaatatAAACATAGAAGCCTgaggaaaaatgctaatttgagGAAAATTTCAAAAGGTGTTTGGCATCTGAAGCTTTCATATATTGTTTTTACATACAACAATGAACAAACGGTTTACCTTTTCATACTTCTCGCGCAGTTTACCAGCCTTCTGCTCAAACGGTGCGCGGTCTTTGCTGCTCTGCTTTGACCACATCTCTCCCAGTTTCTTGGCGATTTCTCCGATGGTCAGGTTGGGGTGTTCGCTCTTTATCGTGGGCCGATACTCTGAGCAGAAGACGAAGAATGCAGATCTGTGCAAAGAGAAAACAACCCAATATTAGAGTCACTCAGACACACGGAGTCACTGTTTGTGGCTTATCGGAAACTCACGGTGGGCGTTTAGGGGCATTCGGGTCCTTCTTCTTCCTGCCAGTCTTTCCCACACCCTTGGGCGGCACGTAGGTCTTCATCTCCCGATCATAGCGGACTTTATCCGCTTTGGCCATATCCTCGAACCTCACCTTATCTGAGGCGTTCAGAGACTGAAAAAGAAAGATGTTCAGTTTGGTTCATCGTGATGAAGAGGTAGAGCCGTGCAATATGATTATATAGACCAAACAAAAAGGTTAATTCTAGATTATACTTTATCTTCTGGTGTCAAAATACATTATGATAAgagtttattatttatacaagcacaataatatatgctaatatggggatgcagacagaaacgtAAACCTTGAAtttcaatgtttacattttatttagtgatTTTGTTTGTATGTTGGGCCTGTAATTAGTTTTTGAAAAGCGTtttgtttcattaatattttctatatttctacattttttttattaaaacttgcTTTATTCACCTAGAAGTTCTacataaagtgagaaatatgatcacgtTGATCAGCATACACTTTAAAAcgtgaaaaagaaaagaaaagaaacaaagtCTTTTACATGTGCTCaatagatattaaaaaaaataattaatggaAATTAATAGACatcgttatcaggatatgagatgacttgtGGTGATACTTTTCTCACCTTCCATCTCTCCGAGCACTTTTTGGAGAACTCAGAGAAGTTGACGGGCACATCGGGACTCTTGCGTTTGTGTTCATCGCGACATGTCTGCACGAAGAACGCATACGCTGACGTCTTCCCCTTGGGTTTGTTCACGTCTCCTTTCACCATGGCTGATCAACTAACAGAAAACAGAAGGGTTAAACTACAGAGAAACAAGAGTCAAACAGAAAtcatatttcataataataatcttaaaatgacGCATTTATACACTTTTAGAATATTTTTACTTGGTATTTTAAATTTGTCAATTTGCAGCTTGTTTGagacagaattttaaaaaaattattaaaaataaaactagtcTGCATTTTCTAACTATCCTTACTTTTGTAGTTTGTAACAGATTTTATCttttcagaattgtgactttatatatCTGAGAGTATATAAAGTTACAATTATGGGgatttttaaagaatatataCATAAGATATTTATAGTTTTAGTTATAGAAGCTGTTTTCCACCTCAGAAATGTTAATAGTTctccaaatttatatatatatatatatatatatatatatatatatatatatatatatatatatatatatataaataaaatatataaaacacatacacatatatacacgaaATTTAGAGGCGTATCAACATTTCTTAGGTAGAAAACAAGCTTcgataattaaatatttatataaaataccttataaataattattattattagcttataGTTTCTCAGTGGctgaatataatattttaagaTGATAAACCTGAGATAACTGAGCAAATCCTGTGTAAGCAACATTAACTAGTGGACCAACTATAATTAAATGCTTTAAgacacaatattttttaaaacagtactGAAATCACTGCTCTGACTGAGATTTTAATTGgcaaatgaataattatatacTAAATACTGAATCctaaaatgcactttaaatgaATAATACTAAGGTTTGTGAACACATCAACGATCTAAACGGAAGAATTAACCGGTTTTTGGGCGCTCGTGCTGTTTCTCGGTCGGAGGCTTTTGTTGAACAAAGATTCCTCCATTTTCTCTTCCCGCCTAATTCCCTGTGTTCGCGCTCCGCCATCTCCGGTCAAAACACggtaaatcttttaaaaacacgGTTTTATTTACTCACCGATGGCGTCAAATGGGCCCCGTTAAAACCCTGTATCCCCGTTAAAACTGTTTAACGGCTCCGGTGCTCTACACGGCACACACACGAGCGCGCGCACTCTGAGGGCCACAAAAACCCTCGTTAAACTCCGTTCCCGGTTTCCTCAGAATATCCCGCGTTTGATATTACAGCACCGCATAAGTTCAAGCAAACAGATTCACAGTTTAAATGGTTTAAAGTGTATAATATTAGAAGCAGCAAACCTTGTCTTTATTCTCTGCAGATCAGCGCGCCTGTCCTCCGTGTATTGTGTCTACCACGTGATCAGTTGTGCTGCGTGTGTGTGCGTCACGCGCAGGCGCATAAACGTCGTCCACTCGGACTCGGCGGCTTATTGGTTCAGCTCGAAAACGGGGTCATCCAATCAGCGAGCGCTCTTGAGGACTTCACATAGCTGATTGGCTGACAGAGACCCTCAGTGTGTTTCGAATGTTTGTAAACTGAACTCAATGTTTTGAGCGACTGTGAAAATAACAGCCAGTGTGTGTGAACGATATCAGAAAACACTCGACAATGAGGGACTTTTCTGGAGAGTACTTATAAAACTGCTGTAATGTTTCTGAAACTTTTggcattattaaaattacagttggtcaaaataacaaagaGATGCCATTTTCTATACGCAGGGATggtcaaaaatacattgaaatgtatttaaaataccaaataccttaattttaggtgtatcaaaataaactacaaaatacaggaACCACAACGtgtagcaaaataaaatacagtattttgtgttttaaaaatactacaaaatacttttacaaagcaGCATGGCATTTCTTTGCAAATCTTCCATCAAATAGATCTATTCAATCAATCTCTTAAACTGACTtggtgaagtaaacaatgtttgatagcaAGTGTGGCCAGTGAAACTGCCATCATCTCTGTAcaattataattcattcattttcttttcagcttagtctctttttaatctggggtcgccacagcggaatgaaccgccaatttatccagcacatgttttacgcagcggatactcttccagctgcaacccatcactaggaaacacccacacacatacacaacggatggaatttagcttacccaatttacctagagcGCATATAACCCCtataaccggagcacccggaggaaacccacgccaacacggggagaacatgcaaactccacacagaaatgccaactgacccagctgaggcttgaaccagcaaccttcttgcagtgaggcgatcgtgctactcactgtgccactgtgatgccaaatttttattcattctcttaatattttaaagggtgttaaataaagagttaattaaaaaaatagtttacagAATTTTTCAGAAATCTAGATTTTTACTATTGAACTCTTcaatgtaaaaactgtattaggagttttttattattaaatatttgcgtATCATATGTTGTGACATCTTATGTCTTACATTTTCCTCTTTATTAACTATACAGTGGACCTACTGAtcaactactggcatttgaaacagtcAGGGGCGtatcggacattttaaaagtagggaggacggctgtatgagatcatacattcatataattattaattataattcattAACCGTCTCCCCCTTAGATGCTACGCCCCTGGAAACAgtcaatgaagtattgtaggaatcgccactgtaggacttattttcatgttgtttgttttaacaacaaacatttggcatcagccatccatccaaaactactcttatttgtacagtatactctTTCTCCTAAGATTTGTTCAATTCTTCTTTAAATGGAAGAGTCAATAACATGCAAATCACCAACCAGTGCATGTAAAAGTGCATGTGAGTGATCTAAATGGGTCAAATATTCAGAGAATGTCAAATTTGAATGCATTTTTGGTACAGTAAAAGCCAATTAAGTTCATGTAAGagtcatgtgacactgaataGCGTGTGAATATGCAGATGTACTACACAGCTATTGGCTGATGAATATATTTGTCAAAGAAATGCTGGTTATTTACAAGAAGGGGGCTGAAACAGTCGATGGATATACTGTAAACACTATAGCAATTTATTTTAGGTAATGCAAGTCTTGccatttggatttatttgatgcgaacattttgagaaaaataaaGAGATAGCCCAGTAACATGGAGAGCTGATCACATGCACATTTTGGTCTTGTGTTTATTCCACTATTTCACAGATTGCTGGGATCGCTAAACTGTCAGCTGATACAGGAGTCCTGGACCCGCTACATATATAATGTCTTGATGTAGATTTCTTAcagtgttttacagtattttaaaaatacaaaaatactaagtagtttgatacaaaatattacgCCATTTTTATcagccctatcaaatacaaatgactAAATActatattgtatttaaaatatgtatgtatcataaatactgcctaTCCCTGTCTATATGTTTATAATCGCTTTGGGATAACACAATAACACTGTGCTAACTTAAGAGAGTGAAGAAATCATTATTTAGTAAAACAATCCTGATTTTGTTTTCATCACAACAGATGAAACATTTTGACCAATTGTAAATTTTctgaaaaaataagataataataaataatttaatttgattaattatgCACAAATTATAaaatccaataaaataaaaatgcacaaatcatTAGTATGCACCTTTGAAAAAGTCGCGTTGCTGTTTATATGGACATTTTTCCCTCTCCAGCAGGGAGTAACATCTGCCTGCAAAATCGGAGTCTGCACTTTCAGTACATCTTagcatgggcgttgctaggcctattttagtgGGGCTAtagcccccctatatttctactcagcccccctaaatcttttgcgattagctcataaactgcaCACTAAATTATcgtctcagtcccctttaaatttgatatgaaaacagcggAAGAATTCGGCTCATTCATTTGATCCACATtgaaccacagctgtgcagagtgagaacaaggtgtgtgtttatggaTAGATTACGATAGTACTTCGGcctataatatctgcttatttgcagttctttgctatagatacacttgtatcacttgtaccccaatgtcatggaggagcaatcgggtttGCCATCTACTGTTTCATCATtgctcacctcataatcacagctgtttcctaaAAGTAGCTCTTATCAAACATTTCGctattttaatttctaaattaacTACCAATATTTTGTGTTGTGCATGTagcattaactataccatacagtcttgcacagaaaggattaaaaacagtgacagaagCACTTGTACTTGTTTaactgtcagagtcactgacagagatagaaacatgaTGTGttgtcttaaattaaaaatattcttatttattattgtgattcagatcatgaaatgtgtgaattagcctgtaggtttaaaatatatatttaaatttgctgtttagttagaaaagtggcagttttacttatttaatacatgaaaacaaaaatgtacttatagaaagtgttttttactacggtaaacaggtgtgttgagcctgtttggctcattcagaactcaaatggctattTTTGCAGTACAGTTTTTTTCTTTACCATAGTAAACATTTTAACTGTTATTAATGTCTTACCATTAAtttactacttataaatgtaacatatatatatttttttattttaattatttctatcatttatatatattttttattaacctcaggagctgagcccccctaaactgaaaatcctaaaatcgcccctgcaTTTAGTAAGACCGCATTTCTAGGACCCTAGTTTTTTAGTGACAGCGCCACCTACCGAATTAGAGAACTGTCGGGGTCAAGCCTCAACTTTAGCTCTAGCCTTTATTCTGTCACACAGTACCCTCTACTGGACAGAAACTGTATATGGATTATTCAAACTGTAAATCATTAATATGAAGTTAAGATGGTTGACAATCAGAGTGTGAGTACCAAATGtgaatctaatttaatttaatgttaacgCTGGCAACGTGATGGTGATGTGCTAGTCTTGAACCCTTACAAAAGAACCCCCACAGGAATCCTGCAGGAATATTATGCAGATTTCCTACAggattttcagctcattttcctgTAGAAATACCTGCAGGAATTTTATGAAGAAAACTAAATTTATGCAGGGATTATTCCTGCAGGTATTACAACCCTACAGgtctattaaaatatacagttccaGCAGGATTATTGTGCAGGATAGATATGAAGTTAGAGAAATTTCACAATGAAACAACGTATTTtcacaaattatttattacaattgtaaaaaaaaaaaagagaaaaagtagACTAAAGCAGAATCTAATTGACAGCAGGCTGCGTTTACTCctttttcctaaaataaaaaagtaaaaaagtttcCTGTAATTGGTAGAGTTGGTGTAGGGCAGAATACAGTCTGTACAAAACCCATTACAGCTATGAAGAATCCCCCAAAACAACCaattgacccttttcacaagactgatatgatgtgtttaacagtcatcagaatcctaaataccttttttttaacTTATGTACAATAATATGTATTAATGTATAACACAATCTttacgtcaaattacaaaaaacgaatgaTCGCTTATGGATATCTAATGAAGTGTCTTTGGGGACAGGACAGTACATCTGACactattctctcttctggctgtcgttaccagtctcacactattttctttttccttttctggaagtcttgataacaccatcctggagtttttcttttattatttcagcaaaaagaattgtaaagaaattatctgttgtactctcctattcacttcgctctgagtttaccaactatgatcaTTTCTGCTGCTAAGAAACACGCAAATTTGAAAAGGGTccatacaagtgtgtgtgtgtgtgtgtgtgtgtacaaattaTTACCTTACTCGTAACTTGTGCTCATCATTTACTTTTTCCCTGAGTGCTGCCCTGATAACTTTTATTGGTACATCTGCAAATTTCTTCTGTGCTGTGTCTGTAAATTCCCCTCTCCTGAACATCCCCCTCCTGAGAGTTTTGTTGTTCTCTAAAGAGAAATAAACAAAGCTGAAAACACTTATCTTCAATCATGATTAGGCATGGGCAAGTTTCTGgtggtgtgataaccttggataaaaatatcacttcaTCACttttatcacttaaaaatatcaattactgctctaaaataagttatttttcaaTATCGGagtaaaaaaacaacttaaacttaaacacaatatattttattttaggaaagattttaaatattttggaacggtaaacgtgtcaggctaaataagttaaataaatcattgacttctgctgtcgtcattagtttcaaaaacaccgatttctttacaacacataaaaacctTTACAAATACTTCAGAAACGGTATAGCAGATAGTTTTAGTGCTTTAAAAACTGTGTTTTTCCAAACTGACATACTTTGAAACCAGTTATTGTCCTATGCCTACTCATGATCACAAGTCTTGATGTTTGCTGTACTTTTTACCATCAATGTCTAGAACTGTGGCTGGTGAACTTTCATCCTCATGGGCAACATCCCCATATTAACATTTCTTTTTCtgtaggttatatatatatatatatatatatatatatatatatatatatatatatatatatatacacagacacacacacatttatctgATGGCTTCAGCTGACTGTATCTATGGCAACAGTTTTACCTCAATGATCCTGCTAGCGGGTAGTTTGCTGTCCGGCCGTCGATCAAAATGATTTCTGAGGAACAAAGAACTATATTTGCACCAATTATAAgcagtgaaaatacaaaacaaagcactgtttactttaacaatgataaaaaaaaatcatttcatatagtcattttttaaattaagttttatatGATGGGCGGTAGTAGGCCTGTGTATATTATGTCAGCataagtattgttttttttattgcaaaaataacaATGCATTACAACAAATACAGATACAGAACTAAAAGAAATATGGTACAATCAATAGAAATATTACTTTTTGGGACAAGAGAAATATAAGaattttataacaaatataatataggtAAAGCACAGAAAGACAACGAGAAAGAAAATgagacaaacaacaacaaaaagaaaaaaaaagggaaaaatactTGAGGGCACAtgacataaaacaaattattgcaggatattaaataaagcacatgttttataagttttaacAGCTTTCTTGTTGAGAGGGTCTGTGatggtttttaaataaagtacCAGTTCtcgtttaaaaactaaaaaatttgGCTTACATTGAgtatatttgcatttgtgtataaaaaactttccaataaataaaatgaggttTATAGCATAAGTATTGTTATAGTATTGTTAATGTGATCTcgactgtaaaaata comes from Danio aesculapii chromosome 23, fDanAes4.1, whole genome shotgun sequence and encodes:
- the hmgb2b gene encoding high mobility group protein B2b → MVKGDVNKPKGKTSAYAFFVQTCRDEHKRKSPDVPVNFSEFSKKCSERWKSLNASDKVRFEDMAKADKVRYDREMKTYVPPKGVGKTGRKKKDPNAPKRPPSAFFVFCSEYRPTIKSEHPNLTIGEIAKKLGEMWSKQSSKDRAPFEQKAGKLREKYEKEVAAYRAGGGASKRGPGRPTGSVKKSQAEADDDDDEDEDEEDEDDDEEEEDEDDE